The Streptomyces spororaveus genome includes a region encoding these proteins:
- a CDS encoding Hsp70 family protein, whose amino-acid sequence MAQWQGEDVEVLPLDAHHIDADWRRPGFEQLFPSVVGVSSLRRGPLFGWEAKLRSEEAAEACKRLLKSDEYVTIQGKRFAATTVAAGVFTAMRDGAQHNLTDIERAVITVPANATGAARYRTRAAARFAGIEVQALLNEPTAAAISYVHDFREDSQILVFDWGGGTIDVTVLDYSDGFFEERASRGVTELGGLEIDRRLRELVLERAPARRAWTPAQERQFRLDVERNKILLSSQPFVTVITPDGVGVEIHQGELEEAISDLVDRALAPVEQCLRDLHMAPLDVDEILMIGGTSQIPSVRAAVAEALQMEPVPTELCDPMTAVARGASIAAAVLAGETEGVIQVATSHALGTMVKDSAGRKRFSQIIPRNSPLPWKERKSYTPQKDHARKLSVEIWEGDPDKELAHRDNVQLTELTLTYPTPRVRDESRFDLEYTYDSNGLLHVKATLEHTGEVVVDQEVESFGSGGPTPEVREELDRLLKANSNPDPLGSTPSAGGARPVPVPPKARPVKVDGGPHTLVIDGSNLAWIGHSPVRPGVYEDDDHPSFSQLQAARAALAKKYPEADIHVVVDATFRHKVSDAEREAVVAALSKGDIIQPPAGTEGKGDALVAAIADDSGAMVVTNDNFAELQGRYPWLREKGRVLGATCAKGAWFFTDRTCVAPRGRG is encoded by the coding sequence GTGGCCCAGTGGCAAGGTGAGGATGTCGAGGTGCTGCCGCTCGATGCCCACCACATCGACGCCGACTGGCGGCGCCCTGGGTTCGAGCAGCTCTTCCCCTCAGTGGTGGGCGTCAGCTCGCTGCGGCGTGGCCCTCTGTTCGGTTGGGAGGCCAAACTCCGCTCCGAAGAGGCGGCCGAAGCCTGCAAGCGGCTCCTCAAGAGCGACGAGTACGTGACCATTCAGGGCAAGCGCTTCGCGGCGACCACTGTCGCGGCCGGTGTCTTCACCGCCATGCGCGACGGCGCCCAGCACAACCTCACTGACATCGAGCGCGCCGTGATCACCGTGCCCGCCAACGCGACGGGCGCCGCGCGGTACCGGACCAGGGCGGCGGCACGGTTCGCCGGCATTGAGGTCCAGGCCTTGCTCAACGAGCCGACAGCAGCCGCCATCTCGTACGTTCACGACTTCCGCGAGGATTCCCAGATCCTGGTCTTCGACTGGGGTGGGGGCACCATCGATGTGACCGTGCTCGACTACTCGGATGGGTTCTTCGAGGAGCGCGCGTCACGCGGGGTGACGGAGCTCGGAGGTCTGGAGATCGACCGGCGGCTGCGCGAACTCGTCCTTGAACGGGCGCCCGCGCGCAGGGCCTGGACTCCGGCGCAGGAGCGGCAGTTCCGGCTGGACGTGGAGCGGAACAAGATCTTGCTCTCTTCCCAGCCGTTCGTCACGGTGATCACTCCCGACGGTGTCGGCGTCGAGATCCACCAGGGGGAGCTGGAGGAGGCGATCAGCGACCTCGTCGACCGCGCCCTCGCGCCGGTGGAGCAGTGCCTGAGGGACCTGCACATGGCCCCGCTCGACGTGGACGAGATCCTCATGATCGGTGGTACGAGTCAGATTCCTAGCGTGCGGGCCGCGGTGGCCGAAGCACTCCAGATGGAGCCAGTGCCGACCGAGCTGTGTGACCCGATGACGGCGGTAGCGCGCGGAGCGTCGATCGCGGCGGCGGTGCTCGCTGGTGAGACTGAGGGGGTCATCCAGGTCGCCACCAGCCATGCGCTTGGCACGATGGTCAAGGACTCCGCGGGACGCAAGCGGTTCAGCCAGATCATCCCCAGGAACTCGCCGCTGCCCTGGAAGGAGCGCAAGAGCTACACGCCGCAGAAGGACCACGCGCGGAAGCTGTCCGTGGAGATCTGGGAGGGCGACCCGGACAAGGAGCTCGCCCACCGCGACAACGTGCAGCTCACCGAGCTCACCCTCACGTACCCCACGCCGCGGGTCCGCGACGAGTCCCGCTTCGATCTGGAGTACACGTACGACTCCAACGGGCTACTCCACGTCAAGGCCACGTTGGAGCACACGGGGGAAGTAGTGGTCGACCAGGAGGTCGAAAGTTTTGGTTCGGGTGGGCCCACACCCGAGGTCCGGGAGGAACTGGACCGCCTGCTGAAGGCCAACTCGAATCCGGACCCCCTCGGGTCGACCCCCTCGGCAGGGGGTGCCCGCCCCGTGCCGGTGCCGCCCAAGGCTCGGCCGGTCAAGGTCGACGGAGGCCCACACACCCTGGTCATCGACGGCTCCAACCTCGCCTGGATCGGTCATTCACCGGTCCGTCCGGGGGTCTATGAGGATGACGACCACCCGAGCTTCTCCCAGCTCCAAGCCGCGCGGGCGGCGCTCGCCAAGAAGTATCCCGAGGCCGACATCCACGTCGTGGTCGATGCCACCTTCCGGCACAAGGTCTCGGACGCAGAACGGGAAGCGGTGGTGGCCGCCCTTAGCAAGGGCGACATCATCCAGCCGCCGGCCGGTACGGAGGGCAAGGGGGATGCCCTCGTCGCGGCTATTGCGGATGACTCTGGTGCGATGGTCGTGACGAACGACAACTTTGCGGAGTTGCAAGGCCGCTATCCGTGGCTCCGGGAGAAGGGGCGGGTTCTGGGCGCCACATGCGCCAAGGGGGCCTGGTTCTTCACCGACCGTACCTGCGTAGCGCCGCGGGGGCGGGGGTGA
- a CDS encoding HelD family protein: protein MPNHTRRAAVLAAEQRAVDHAYSCLERARQEASELSGLDVAASGKDSIDARRTWERELASLEIGGKSLVFMRADVDEGEGRDTFYVGRRVVRDEQSNPVVVAWSSQAAVNWRLTSERDPGQVLLLRQVICDQQLVKRYLDLHGAEAEAAVVPAPVDAAAPDTAAQEPAWRDPLLEEMDRARDGVMHDIVETIQREQLQLVAEEPAGVLVIQGGPGTGKTAVGLHRVTWLLDNKHRTAKDILVIGPNRGFLDYVGVTLSELGSDDVSILELSALWSASASPRDPRPVAALKADSRMATVLRRAVDCETMSSAERLTALVGGPVFTFELNRREVVIPVEEIAEIAGAALAGDSPYQVRRERCVQQITQHLTDAYVGLLPGPADIDYLAETARARPVVRLLKRICPSLAAQDVLRGQFSGGAALGRAAEGILSAAEQDLLTAPHPGSGPGSRTARSRTEPSREDLVLLDELEYILGGRPRKVYGHLVIDEAQDITPMEARALARRCPSGSMTVLGDLAQSTGPYLHQDWDGLGRLLASRDGWRVTQLLTGFRVPGEVMDFVARLGAHCAPGVAVPDSVRDTGTDVAVVRGAEAGTLAADAVARLRASAPGRGDDRSIGVIVPPGGTWGGDMARALGPEGLANLAVLTPAEAKGLEFDHVVVVEPAEIVAGESVGLRHLYVALTRCTQSLTVVHALPLPPQIGGPSGPPTPAAPPTPAPPDADGSTADPAASLCSRYFADGTPCTHSTHHADKWCRTAPCGGFRTPEPVAVAKPRRLAPLVGARDHGRLDLDARQRAAVRASSGACGAFAARHRGSLREAAVELHAMLASFIERARHLRAADGTWTLDLAGFRIMLSPEADTITGYDAVHAERSFAQVEAGVASRVGKDARAARRSALTAPARESGPPMGAVEEVRLLDASTLHATASACAGYEQVGQIRGMADEAFVHAMRAALADDLSTADIELSDTSVIVEGGRFQWRLSADGSSLLTVREPGTPVYRRPPALPDPVSEPRRAIMLTTDPAPRPVEEERAEESWPSEANAGLERLVAEHTVAARSDRSHEALRYRLLADLYDSAPEVGENVFVDAWCTRADGTVLFDVLGGEARTYASIRESALHLMEVSHLRTEGQAEFLVIVLADVPTEPWVTNAVDGAFSVLLAWREGGSWAGPGARHIVS from the coding sequence ATGCCGAACCACACTCGGCGTGCGGCCGTGCTCGCTGCTGAACAGCGAGCGGTCGACCATGCGTACTCCTGCTTGGAGCGGGCCCGGCAGGAGGCGTCGGAGTTGAGCGGCCTCGATGTCGCGGCTAGCGGCAAGGACTCCATCGATGCCCGGCGGACCTGGGAGCGGGAGCTGGCATCGCTCGAGATAGGAGGCAAGTCCCTCGTCTTCATGAGGGCCGATGTCGACGAGGGCGAGGGCCGCGACACGTTCTACGTCGGGCGCCGGGTGGTGCGTGACGAGCAGAGCAATCCCGTCGTGGTCGCCTGGAGTTCGCAGGCCGCGGTGAACTGGCGGCTGACCAGCGAGCGCGATCCGGGACAGGTGCTGCTGTTGCGCCAGGTCATCTGCGATCAGCAGTTGGTCAAGCGCTACCTCGACCTTCACGGAGCCGAAGCGGAAGCAGCAGTGGTACCAGCACCGGTCGACGCTGCCGCGCCGGACACGGCGGCCCAGGAGCCAGCATGGCGGGATCCGCTCCTCGAGGAGATGGACCGCGCGCGCGACGGCGTCATGCACGACATCGTCGAGACCATCCAGCGGGAACAGCTCCAGCTCGTGGCGGAGGAGCCCGCGGGCGTGCTCGTGATCCAGGGAGGTCCGGGCACGGGCAAGACCGCGGTCGGCCTGCACCGCGTGACTTGGCTGCTGGACAACAAGCACCGGACGGCCAAGGACATCCTCGTCATCGGACCCAACCGGGGATTCCTCGATTACGTGGGCGTCACCCTGTCCGAACTCGGCAGCGACGACGTGTCGATACTCGAACTCTCCGCGCTGTGGTCGGCGTCAGCGTCGCCCCGCGACCCGCGTCCGGTCGCCGCGTTGAAGGCTGACTCCAGGATGGCCACGGTACTGCGCAGGGCCGTCGACTGCGAGACCATGAGTTCGGCCGAGCGACTGACCGCCCTGGTGGGTGGGCCCGTATTCACCTTCGAGTTGAACCGCCGCGAAGTCGTCATCCCCGTGGAGGAGATCGCGGAGATCGCCGGTGCGGCGCTGGCCGGCGACAGTCCGTACCAGGTGCGCCGGGAGCGGTGCGTACAACAGATCACACAGCACCTGACCGATGCCTACGTCGGGCTGCTGCCCGGCCCCGCCGACATCGACTACCTGGCCGAGACAGCCAGGGCCCGGCCCGTCGTACGTCTCCTCAAGCGGATCTGCCCCAGCCTCGCGGCCCAGGACGTACTGCGAGGCCAGTTCTCCGGCGGGGCCGCCCTCGGCCGGGCGGCCGAGGGCATTCTGTCGGCCGCCGAACAGGACCTGCTCACGGCACCCCACCCGGGGTCCGGTCCGGGGAGCCGTACGGCGCGCTCGCGGACCGAGCCGAGCCGTGAAGACCTCGTCCTTCTCGACGAGTTGGAGTACATACTGGGCGGGCGCCCCCGGAAGGTGTACGGGCACCTGGTCATCGACGAGGCACAAGACATCACGCCGATGGAAGCCCGGGCCCTGGCACGCCGCTGCCCCAGCGGTTCGATGACGGTACTCGGAGACCTCGCGCAGTCGACCGGACCGTACCTCCACCAGGACTGGGACGGGCTCGGGCGGTTGCTCGCGAGCCGGGACGGATGGCGGGTCACCCAGCTACTGACGGGATTCCGCGTACCGGGAGAAGTCATGGACTTCGTGGCCCGGCTGGGGGCGCACTGCGCGCCCGGCGTGGCAGTGCCCGACTCGGTTCGCGACACAGGTACGGACGTCGCGGTGGTCCGGGGAGCGGAGGCAGGCACACTGGCCGCCGATGCCGTGGCACGACTGCGGGCGAGCGCGCCCGGCAGAGGGGACGATCGCTCGATCGGCGTGATCGTGCCGCCGGGCGGTACGTGGGGCGGTGACATGGCGCGCGCGCTCGGTCCGGAGGGTCTCGCGAACCTCGCCGTCCTCACCCCGGCCGAGGCGAAGGGGCTCGAATTCGACCACGTCGTGGTGGTGGAACCTGCGGAGATCGTCGCGGGTGAGTCCGTGGGCCTGAGGCATCTGTACGTCGCGCTGACGCGGTGTACCCAGTCGCTGACCGTGGTCCACGCCCTGCCGCTGCCCCCGCAGATCGGCGGCCCGAGCGGACCTCCCACGCCCGCTGCCCCTCCGACTCCCGCCCCGCCTGACGCGGACGGCTCCACCGCGGATCCCGCGGCGAGCCTGTGCAGCCGCTACTTCGCCGACGGAACTCCGTGCACCCACTCCACTCACCACGCGGACAAGTGGTGCAGGACGGCCCCCTGTGGAGGCTTCCGTACCCCTGAACCTGTGGCCGTGGCCAAGCCCCGCCGCCTTGCCCCACTGGTTGGTGCGCGAGACCATGGCCGCCTCGACCTCGACGCGCGGCAGCGTGCCGCCGTGCGGGCCAGCTCGGGAGCATGCGGGGCGTTCGCCGCGCGGCACCGGGGCAGCCTGCGCGAGGCGGCGGTGGAACTGCACGCCATGCTGGCCTCGTTCATCGAGCGAGCCCGGCACCTGCGCGCCGCGGACGGCACCTGGACGCTGGACCTGGCGGGATTCCGCATCATGCTCAGCCCCGAGGCCGACACGATCACGGGCTACGACGCCGTGCACGCAGAGCGGAGCTTCGCGCAGGTCGAAGCGGGCGTCGCGTCCCGGGTCGGCAAGGACGCCAGGGCTGCGCGGAGATCGGCCCTGACCGCGCCGGCGCGGGAGAGCGGACCGCCGATGGGCGCCGTCGAGGAGGTTCGCTTGCTCGACGCCTCGACACTGCATGCCACCGCCTCGGCCTGCGCCGGGTACGAACAGGTGGGGCAGATCCGAGGTATGGCCGACGAGGCCTTTGTACATGCGATGCGCGCAGCGCTCGCCGATGATCTGAGCACCGCGGACATCGAGTTGTCCGACACTAGTGTCATCGTCGAGGGCGGCCGCTTCCAGTGGAGGCTCTCGGCCGACGGCAGCTCCCTGCTCACCGTGCGCGAACCAGGTACTCCTGTGTACCGGAGACCGCCGGCCTTGCCCGACCCCGTCTCCGAGCCTCGAAGGGCGATCATGCTCACCACTGACCCGGCACCCCGACCCGTCGAAGAGGAACGGGCGGAGGAGAGTTGGCCATCTGAGGCGAACGCCGGGTTGGAACGCCTTGTGGCCGAACACACGGTGGCGGCGCGGTCGGACCGATCCCACGAAGCGCTCCGGTACCGCCTGCTTGCCGATCTCTACGACAGCGCGCCGGAGGTCGGGGAGAACGTATTCGTGGACGCCTGGTGCACGCGGGCCGACGGCACCGTGCTCTTCGACGTACTGGGCGGTGAGGCGAGAACGTACGCGTCGATCCGGGAGTCGGCACTCCACCTCATGGAGGTGTCCCACCTGCGTACGGAAGGGCAGGCGGAGTTCCTCGTCATCGTGTTGGCCGACGTGCCGACGGAGCCATGGGTGACCAATGCGGTCGACGGCGCCTTCAGCGTGCTCCTCGCCTGGCGCGAAGGCGGGAGCTGGGCGGGGCCGGGCGCTCGGCACATCGTGTCCTAG
- a CDS encoding DUF5655 domain-containing protein, which translates to MSGLRLFDVTGGSAVEIAARSAEVERDLQDVIEANMEAMLGVRFLASEYSTGPLHGGRIDSLGIDENGSPVVLEYKRGRDAGVITQGLFYLAWLTDHRAEFQHLVREQLGADSAAQVLWSSPRLICIAEDFTRYDLHAVREIRRTIDLVRYNYFGSGLLALEPVAKVTAGVSAKGGRKRPSQGAPTVRRGAGTADLRGAIDELVRGLGDDVSSVDRKQYRAYRRLRNFACVSHAHQQEVVVTLRLSPKDIDLVPGFIRDVSTVGHHGTGDLEVRLRTERDLRRAEPMLRMSYEAA; encoded by the coding sequence GTGTCGGGGCTGAGACTGTTCGACGTGACCGGGGGGAGCGCGGTGGAGATTGCCGCGCGCTCGGCCGAGGTGGAGCGCGACCTGCAGGATGTGATCGAGGCGAATATGGAGGCCATGCTGGGGGTGCGGTTCCTGGCGAGCGAGTACAGCACTGGGCCGCTCCACGGAGGCCGGATCGACTCGTTGGGCATCGATGAGAACGGGTCTCCCGTCGTACTGGAGTACAAGCGCGGGCGTGATGCCGGCGTCATCACCCAGGGCCTCTTCTACCTCGCCTGGCTGACCGATCACCGGGCAGAGTTCCAGCACCTGGTTCGCGAGCAGCTCGGGGCGGACTCGGCAGCCCAGGTGCTGTGGAGTAGCCCGAGGCTGATCTGTATCGCAGAAGACTTCACCCGCTACGACCTCCACGCTGTACGCGAGATCCGCCGCACCATCGACCTCGTCCGCTACAACTACTTCGGCAGCGGATTGCTCGCCCTCGAGCCCGTGGCGAAGGTGACGGCGGGTGTGTCGGCGAAGGGCGGGCGGAAACGCCCGTCGCAAGGTGCGCCGACTGTTCGGCGTGGCGCAGGTACGGCCGACCTCCGCGGTGCGATCGATGAGCTAGTACGGGGGCTCGGCGACGACGTGAGCAGCGTGGACCGCAAGCAGTACCGCGCGTACCGGCGCCTGCGTAACTTCGCCTGCGTCAGCCATGCCCACCAGCAGGAGGTCGTCGTCACCCTTCGCCTTAGCCCGAAGGACATCGACCTCGTTCCCGGCTTCATCCGTGATGTCAGCACGGTCGGCCACCACGGCACGGGCGACCTGGAGGTCCGCCTGAGAACGGAGCGCGATCTGCGACGGGCGGAGCCCATGCTTCGCATGAGCTACGAGGCTGCATGA
- a CDS encoding restriction endonuclease-related protein, with translation MALPSDTLLFHRRVLISAAVRAGYAHTCRYEEPAARREIARMTGVVMSVCGPGRGPTTPSMLIDALHRPLEEIAPELFSDVAVRGLTILQNGDLSDDVYSEGCEDIVELLSGGVDPARGWLPTWAWMHAELVENEAFRRINEGANEDEYTAHRYFVVKNPAGAERQLAQLFAEAVGMRKSVRYVPIPADQVFRDKYWWPCPVCQWPMHVDEFEVRCRFPLHDAVYFVRRDSSKGRPLLQPRDGDVPRQPAARVFLREGPDRSMCVETAVWRHIVISGVSEVYLFERLDRLRLHGVHVEIWPNKDRIDLLVKVPATGWVKTLDVKDYASAVSLADKICQKPLAARTIVIPDYRGEAQRDELTALLPNMEVLLVSEVISQVKAQIRKAKRQ, from the coding sequence ATGGCGCTGCCGTCTGACACATTGCTATTCCACCGTCGAGTCTTGATCAGCGCCGCTGTTCGAGCTGGATACGCTCACACCTGCCGGTACGAGGAGCCCGCTGCCCGCCGCGAGATTGCTCGCATGACGGGCGTCGTGATGTCCGTCTGCGGCCCGGGACGTGGTCCGACCACTCCGTCCATGCTGATTGACGCACTACACCGCCCACTTGAAGAGATCGCACCCGAACTCTTCTCTGACGTGGCGGTCCGGGGATTGACGATCCTCCAGAATGGCGATCTCAGTGACGACGTCTACAGCGAAGGCTGCGAAGACATCGTTGAGCTCCTCAGCGGTGGCGTGGACCCGGCCCGCGGGTGGTTGCCCACGTGGGCCTGGATGCATGCCGAGCTGGTCGAGAATGAAGCCTTCCGGCGTATCAATGAGGGTGCGAACGAGGACGAGTACACAGCACACCGCTACTTCGTGGTGAAGAATCCGGCTGGCGCAGAGAGGCAGTTGGCCCAACTCTTCGCCGAGGCGGTGGGGATGCGGAAGTCGGTGCGCTACGTGCCGATTCCTGCCGATCAGGTCTTTCGTGACAAGTACTGGTGGCCGTGCCCTGTCTGCCAATGGCCCATGCATGTGGACGAATTTGAAGTCCGTTGCCGATTCCCGCTGCACGACGCGGTCTACTTCGTACGGCGCGACTCATCCAAGGGCCGGCCGCTGCTGCAGCCCCGTGATGGAGACGTTCCTCGTCAGCCTGCGGCCCGCGTATTCCTGCGTGAGGGACCTGACCGGAGCATGTGCGTAGAGACTGCGGTGTGGCGGCACATCGTCATCTCCGGCGTCTCTGAGGTCTATCTCTTCGAGCGGCTCGACCGACTGAGGCTGCACGGCGTACACGTCGAAATCTGGCCCAACAAAGACCGGATCGACCTTCTTGTGAAGGTGCCCGCTACTGGCTGGGTGAAGACACTGGACGTGAAGGACTACGCATCCGCGGTGTCGCTCGCCGACAAGATCTGCCAGAAGCCGCTGGCTGCGCGCACCATCGTGATTCCCGACTACCGAGGCGAAGCCCAGCGAGACGAGCTGACCGCCCTCTTGCCAAATATGGAGGTCCTGCTGGTGAGTGAGGTCATCAGTCAGGTCAAGGCCCAGATCAGGAAGGCCAAGCGCCAATGA
- a CDS encoding RNaseH domain-containing protein: MITTLAFLFPHTALGKITLYPLDREFGEAWGNLPVYGDAKGGKPRRPPYSGLAAALSAVSGQPVVLMPHSYDHLEDELASPAVAVTTQPFDPWVLSTAVQQWESCIRKGDDLNTLAPLLAAAEVQKPELASYVRGSAQGRPHAPGWFYRVAAWNFAQRLARKPLPIPNGPSHLNVRWRMDTQGSLISWDNVTKRTTERPKRTGYAIHKLDFRVVTHPGEPLFALHVLPTFSRLATHWAGTRTAFIDHGKNTLLRMPIGHTRNSAGEWVPYARNYASEVVEACGMGFAEWPSNDDLTKLAGGVRALVPGPISHPLGKGVGTRFNSVLADHITETIQRPKITQISFDRTGIELVRPTKGAISSEHLDHALTATGRSHVRVIALYNEGTTRRRMLETLAPYAGDPAGLAACSDGDDHQLTARLAVRFQRLRAIDRIEQVDWDHELTFLDDLKDGALNGAWVETIWNPKPTKREREANQHRHDHKRDLRLALYRRDVVSQFLARLPDSEEGSDEPTADEEAAKDFKALNALRDLLFRLGAVDNRLAQVTQFTDEPILVGIHLRQQRVSNRRPGGADRTQMVEVLTALHTTSSPERAWHLESYDHTTHDWLQQAEAEAAFGRGPIGRPGHARHEEGALLTRHHIEAALKLLPSDRPLIIFVNTEACRTIWPGLQNMHFGAGELPGDNLRTDTRSVAIVAINTAYGEVPTPVVNAASNRKNPKRPPKPREYLYRRTSGTGTPTWYIAQASRSYDGFGSAGSIGGVHTRFTIPTDEESLQRKDWHSFTAVQITVPNADGRDPEHLAGLAAQLCHQSLAWDARTRHPVPLHIAGAIDRAHPEYRGPSIEPTEAPGAESDEP; encoded by the coding sequence GTGATCACCACCCTCGCCTTCCTCTTTCCGCACACGGCCCTCGGCAAGATCACGCTCTATCCGCTGGACCGTGAGTTCGGCGAAGCGTGGGGCAACCTCCCCGTCTATGGGGACGCCAAGGGAGGCAAGCCGAGGCGCCCTCCGTACTCGGGGCTCGCCGCTGCACTCAGTGCCGTCTCCGGACAGCCCGTTGTCCTCATGCCCCACAGCTACGACCACCTTGAGGACGAGCTCGCCAGCCCTGCGGTGGCCGTCACCACCCAACCGTTCGACCCGTGGGTACTCAGCACTGCTGTCCAGCAGTGGGAATCGTGCATCCGGAAGGGCGACGACCTCAACACACTCGCCCCGCTCCTGGCGGCTGCCGAGGTTCAGAAGCCGGAGCTCGCCTCCTACGTTCGAGGCTCAGCACAGGGACGCCCCCACGCGCCGGGCTGGTTCTATCGCGTCGCCGCATGGAACTTCGCACAGCGTCTGGCCAGAAAGCCATTGCCGATCCCCAACGGCCCATCGCATCTGAACGTGCGATGGCGCATGGACACCCAGGGCAGCCTCATCAGCTGGGACAACGTCACCAAGCGGACAACGGAACGGCCTAAGCGCACCGGGTACGCCATCCACAAGCTCGACTTTCGTGTGGTCACCCACCCAGGCGAGCCGCTCTTCGCCCTCCATGTCCTCCCCACCTTCAGCCGCCTGGCAACACACTGGGCCGGCACACGCACCGCCTTCATCGACCACGGGAAGAACACCCTGCTGAGGATGCCAATCGGCCACACAAGGAACAGCGCCGGCGAATGGGTCCCCTACGCGCGCAACTACGCCTCGGAGGTGGTCGAGGCCTGCGGCATGGGGTTCGCCGAGTGGCCATCCAACGACGACCTGACCAAACTCGCCGGCGGCGTCCGCGCCCTCGTCCCGGGACCCATCTCGCACCCCCTGGGGAAGGGAGTAGGCACGCGATTCAACAGCGTGCTCGCCGATCACATCACGGAGACGATCCAACGTCCGAAGATCACACAGATCAGCTTTGACCGCACAGGCATCGAGCTCGTCCGTCCGACGAAGGGAGCCATCTCCAGCGAACACCTGGATCACGCCCTGACCGCCACGGGCCGCAGCCACGTACGCGTCATCGCCCTCTACAACGAGGGCACGACACGCCGGCGGATGCTCGAGACCCTCGCGCCGTACGCAGGGGATCCAGCAGGACTGGCCGCGTGCAGCGACGGCGACGACCATCAGCTCACTGCGCGTCTCGCAGTGCGTTTCCAGCGACTGCGGGCGATCGACCGCATCGAGCAGGTCGACTGGGATCACGAGCTGACCTTCCTGGATGATCTCAAGGACGGTGCCCTCAATGGTGCCTGGGTCGAGACCATCTGGAATCCGAAGCCAACCAAGCGTGAGCGGGAGGCCAACCAGCACCGGCACGACCATAAGCGCGATCTACGTCTTGCCCTGTACCGCCGCGATGTCGTATCCCAGTTCCTCGCCCGCCTACCGGATTCCGAGGAGGGCAGTGACGAGCCGACCGCAGACGAAGAAGCTGCCAAGGACTTCAAGGCCCTCAACGCGCTGCGTGACCTCTTGTTCCGGCTCGGAGCCGTGGACAACCGACTCGCCCAGGTCACTCAGTTCACCGATGAACCCATCCTCGTCGGCATTCACCTGCGCCAGCAGCGCGTCAGCAACCGTCGACCCGGCGGCGCGGACCGGACTCAAATGGTCGAGGTACTCACCGCCCTCCACACCACCAGCAGTCCCGAGCGCGCATGGCACCTCGAGTCATATGACCACACGACGCACGACTGGCTCCAGCAGGCCGAGGCCGAAGCAGCTTTCGGGCGCGGACCCATTGGCCGGCCGGGCCATGCCCGCCACGAGGAAGGAGCGCTCCTCACCCGGCACCACATCGAGGCTGCGCTCAAGCTGCTGCCCAGCGACCGCCCGCTGATCATCTTTGTTAACACCGAGGCATGCCGCACGATCTGGCCCGGACTGCAGAACATGCACTTCGGTGCGGGCGAACTGCCTGGAGACAACCTCCGAACCGATACTCGCTCTGTTGCCATCGTCGCCATCAACACTGCCTATGGCGAGGTTCCGACCCCAGTGGTGAACGCGGCCAGCAATCGCAAGAACCCTAAGCGGCCCCCCAAGCCTCGGGAGTACCTGTACCGGCGCACCAGCGGCACGGGGACCCCCACCTGGTACATCGCCCAAGCCTCCCGCAGCTACGACGGATTCGGGAGCGCGGGCAGCATCGGCGGCGTCCACACGCGCTTCACGATCCCAACGGACGAGGAAAGCCTCCAGCGCAAGGACTGGCACAGCTTCACTGCGGTCCAAATCACGGTCCCGAACGCCGACGGACGCGACCCCGAACACCTCGCCGGACTGGCAGCCCAGCTCTGCCACCAGTCACTCGCCTGGGACGCACGCACACGCCACCCGGTGCCCCTCCACATCGCCGGAGCCATCGACCGCGCCCATCCGGAGTACCGCGGCCCCAGCATCGAACCCACCGAGGCTCCAGGCGCGGAGAGTGACGAGCCCTAG